The sequence below is a genomic window from Thermodesulfobacteriota bacterium.
GTCCATTTCCTTATTAAATCCGCCAATTTCTTTATCCAGATGGCTGCCATATTTATTGCCATGATTATCGGATCGGTTCTTGGAACCCTGTTGGGCACAGTCGCCTCGGGGATAGGTACTTCTATTTTTTTCCAAAAATACAGTTTGTTACAGATGACAATCCTTGGGATCGTGTTTGGGTCTATCATCAGCTATTTCATTGCCTCCCGGGAAACAATTTCTGCTAGCAAAACCCTAATCCAAGAAGAAAGAATTAAAAGACTCATTGGTGAAAAGAAAGTCGTGGAAAGCAACCTGAGGTTTCTCCAGGCCCAGATTGAACCTCATTTTTTGTTTAACACACTCTCCAACATCGTAAGCTTGCTCGAAACCGATCTGGAGAAGGGAAAATATATGTTGGAAGATCTAATTCACTATTTGCGGACATCACTTTCCAAAACTAGGAGTGACACAACCACCATTGGCCAGGAGATGGATATGATACGGGCTTATATCAATATTTTTAAAGTTCGCATGGGTAACAGGCTGCAGTACCAGGTCGATGTGCCGGAAAGCATAAAGGACATCCCGTTTCCCCCAATGTTGATTCAACCGTTGGTGGAAAATGCCATCAAGCACGGACTGGAACCAAAAATCGAGGGTGGAGAAGTGTTTATAGGAGGAGATAAAAATGAGGAAATCCTTCGGCTGGAGATAGCCGATACCGGTGTGGGGTTTTACGAAAAAAATGAATCGGGAACGGGTCTTTCCAACATCAGAGAGCGCCTGCAATCCATATATGGTGACAAAGGACGCTTGATATTAGAAGATAACCGGCCATGCGGCCTAAAGGCAATTATCGAGGTCCCACATGCAAGAGATAAAAGCGATCATCGCTGATGATGAAGGTCAGTTAAGGAGCTATCTGAAATCAAAGCTTTCTGATGTGTGGCCTGATCTTGTTATTTGCGGTGAAGCCGGAAATGGACAGGAAGCCTTAGCACTAATAGAGGAGTACCGACCCCATATCGCCTTCCTCGATATCCGAATGCCTGGTCTATCTGGAATGGAAGTGGCAAAAAAGATTGCCGGCTCATGCTGGGTTGTCTTTATCACTGCCTACGATCATTACGCAGTGGAGGCCTTTGAGAGTGAGGCCATGGACTACATTCTGAAACCGGTAACACGTAAGAGATTGAAAAAGACCACGGACCGATTTAAAAAACAACTCACCACATCATCCGGACCTCCTGCCGACCTTTCAAAGGCAGTTGAGCGAATTGTAGCCCGACTCCCCAATAAAGAAATGCCGAACTATCTGCAGTGGATTCGAGCCCGGCAGGGTAAGGAGATCAGGCTTGTTCCCGTAGAGGAGGTTTTATACTTCAAGGCAAGCGATAAATATACCACGGTCATAACAAAAGGCGGTGAATCTCTCATCAAAAAACCCATTAAAGAACTGACCAGCGAACTTGACCCCAACAAGTTTTGGCGCATTCATCGGGGAACAATTGTGAATGCAGGCTGCATAGCCAAAATGAGCCGCTCTATTACCGGACGCGGCGTCGTCAGGCTGAAAGATTGCCCCGAGACCCTTACGGTCAGCAGGTCTTACATCCATATTTTTAGACAGATGTAGACATGCTGAAGTCTAAATAGGTTTACCCGATCAATTTTATTACCACCTTTACTGGACCGCCTATACCGCTTGCCATAAATATGCTCCGAAATATGGAATTGCGGTATAAGTGGTTTTAGGTACCTGCTTATTGTGCAAGCACGCAGTTTGCTTTGTTAATGGCGGAAAGTTATAAATGTTTGTACCATACCGTCATGCTTTGGATACTTCCACAGATCTGGGAATTGTTTTTTAATAATCCTGAATAGTTGTATCCATTGTTCTTAAAGACGGAATTCATCCCATGTGATTCAGCCCTTGCAATCGTATATGCGGTAATAATTCCCAGCTTGCGAGCCTTGTTGTCCATATAACGCAGCAGTGTGTCGGCAAAGCCCATGCTTCTCCATTTCGGCAAAGTTGCAAAATCGGTCATTTCAGCATTTTTGTTTATCAAATTAATTTCTACGGCAGCGATTGCTGCAATTCTGCCTTGCATCCGAATACAAAAATAGAGAACTCCCTCTTTGAGCATTCGTTGCAAGTAGGTGGGTTGGTGAATTGGGAAAGGATAAGAGCTAAAAACCTGCCGGTAAATTGTGCTCATCTCTTCTGCATCTGAGGGTTTGCAAGAAACCACATCTCGTACAGTCCTGTCTGTTCGAGGTT
It includes:
- a CDS encoding histidine kinase, whose translation is MDPKFAVINRRHVLKTFSYTALFNTGIAIFLRFLEFGGGFMETFIITQCIGMSICACILLVHFLIKSANFFIQMAAIFIAMIIGSVLGTLLGTVASGIGTSIFFQKYSLLQMTILGIVFGSIISYFIASRETISASKTLIQEERIKRLIGEKKVVESNLRFLQAQIEPHFLFNTLSNIVSLLETDLEKGKYMLEDLIHYLRTSLSKTRSDTTTIGQEMDMIRAYINIFKVRMGNRLQYQVDVPESIKDIPFPPMLIQPLVENAIKHGLEPKIEGGEVFIGGDKNEEILRLEIADTGVGFYEKNESGTGLSNIRERLQSIYGDKGRLILEDNRPCGLKAIIEVPHARDKSDHR
- a CDS encoding LytTR family DNA-binding domain-containing protein, with amino-acid sequence MQEIKAIIADDEGQLRSYLKSKLSDVWPDLVICGEAGNGQEALALIEEYRPHIAFLDIRMPGLSGMEVAKKIAGSCWVVFITAYDHYAVEAFESEAMDYILKPVTRKRLKKTTDRFKKQLTTSSGPPADLSKAVERIVARLPNKEMPNYLQWIRARQGKEIRLVPVEEVLYFKASDKYTTVITKGGESLIKKPIKELTSELDPNKFWRIHRGTIVNAGCIAKMSRSITGRGVVRLKDCPETLTVSRSYIHIFRQM
- the ablB gene encoding putative beta-lysine N-acetyltransferase, with protein sequence MPDIIEDIKGSIIQHGLHNDRIYLMQLNTDDTHGLIATLNDMALKNGYGKIFGKIPASVWKDFKSADYVKEAVVPRFFLGKTDGFFIAKYFSAKRQRAQDAETLLRLVNNAGRGIANKKPRTDRTVRDVVSCKPSDAEEMSTIYRQVFSSYPFPIHQPTYLQRMLKEGVLYFCIRMQGRIAAIAAVEINLINKNAEMTDFATLPKWRSMGFADTLLRYMDNKARKLGIITAYTIARAESHGMNSVFKNNGYNYSGLLKNNSQICGSIQSMTVWYKHL